The proteins below are encoded in one region of Pochonia chlamydosporia 170 chromosome Unknown PCv3seq00030, whole genome shotgun sequence:
- a CDS encoding antibiotic biosynthesis monooxygenase domain-containing protein encodes MEAYGSTTSPADIVQRPTETRPTGKPLFGPAIDGLLWKKGRAEDRPRTPVLSILEFKFKPGVDLSDIHGVPRKLWDNSLQYIWSIPGCASIEWGLTLDDSTNVLCMIQWETAASWQMFQDSLGFSLIIGLLGANVDNRCSKLAHLAAPTSTCSNQPTILEMISITFDSDMFPEHKTSFEQEWTKGIALFSNEIRLHDRAYWLEHNASMFAEPTADDIAASRCSTTFVGFLECNRTGYNSHATINLCKDAEGKASTNIQRSLSRKAIKLIKETRKQDAGLLPLPSAPFNSLATILETNFRRQFSHDPNLRLRGLQAVLASIKEVGEGTRRFPLPKGSLNYQGELHLDNMPTIGQFSHFLNSSRPPFIMDIVWLKLKSAMPRKTHDIIRELNDRISRLSGHEKTFWARDVEHTTKVVIFTAWRDQPARAASIEQYYQILDVFAALGPRLAAPLKHETIPWSRPNIGGLQFPRAGYIELITFSVPRGLHNRLLFEQAFAAFKSVTEPSHAAGIPTACSVYTAGGWQLDDAFDLEAEDMDRFTGVLTWTL; translated from the exons ATGGAAGCATATGGCTCTACCACGTCTCCGGCGGATATAGTCCAGCGGCCGACTGAAACAAGACCTACGGGCAAGCCACTCTTTGGGCCTGCCATTGACGGCCTTCTCTGGAAGAAAGGTCGGGCTGAAGATCGCCCACGCACACCAGTCCTAAGTATTCTCGAGTTCAAATTCAAACCTGGAGTAGATCTTAGTGATATCCATGGGGTTCCTAGGAAACTTTGGGACAACTCGCTCCAATATATCTGGTCTATTCCTGGTTGTGCCTCTATAGAATGGGGTCTAACGTTAGACGATTCCACCAACGTCCTGTGCATGATACAGTGGGAAACTGCTGCTTCATGGCAGATGTTCCAGGACTCTCTCGGATTCAGCCTTATTATTGGGCTACTGGGGGCGAATGTCGACAATCGATGTTCAAAGCTTGCGCATTTGGCGGCGCCGACCTCGACCTGTAGCAACCAACCGACAATACTAGAGATGATATCAATTACGTTTGATTCAGACATGTTTCCCGAACACAAGACGTCATTTGAGCAAGAATGGACCAAAGGCATCGCCCTTTTTTCCAACGAGATACGGCTTCATGATCGTGCCTACTGGCTTGAGCACAATGCGTCCATGTTTGCGGAACCAACAGCGGATGATATTGCCGCCTCGAGATGCTCGACTACGTTTGTTGGATTTCTCGAGTGTAACAGGACTGGATATAATAGTCATGCTACTATAAATTTATGCAAAGACGCAGAAGGCAAAGCCTCTACGAATATCCAGCGGAGCCTTTCCAGAAAGGCTATAAAACTTATCAAAGAGACCCGGAAACAGGATGCTGGTCTATTGCCTCTGCCAAGCGCCCCGTTCAATAGCTTGGCTACGATACTTGAGACTAATTTTCGTCGGCAATTCAGTCACGACCCCAACCTAAGGCTTCGTGGACTCCAAGCCGTCCTAGCTAGTATAAAAGAAGTGGGAGAGGGGACGAGGCGATTTCCCTTACCAAAGGGATCCTTGAACTACCAAGGCGAGCTTCACCTTGACAATATGCCCACCATAGGACAATTTAGCCACTTTCTCAACTCATCTCGGCCGCCATTTATTATGGATATAGTTTGGTTAAAGTTGAAATCTGCCATGCCTCGAAAGACACATGATATCATTCGAGAATTAAATGACCGAATAAGCCGGTTGAGTGGCCATGAAAAGACCTTTTGGGCTCGCGATGTCGAGCACACGACCAAAGTTGTCATATTTACTG CATGGAGAGATCAACCCGCGCGCGCGGCCTCCATTGAACAATATTATCAGATATTGGATGTCTTTGCCGCGCTAGGTCCGCGTCTGGCTGCACCTCTGAAACATGAGACGATACCCTGGTCAAGACCTAACATAGGGGGTCTACAATTCCCACGCGCAGGATACATAGAGTTGATCACTTTCTCTGTTCCGCGTGGCCTGCATAATCGTCTACTTTTCGAGCAGGCCTTTGCCGCCTTTAAAAG CGTCACGGAACCCTCACATGCAGCTGGAATTCCAACCGCGTGCAGCGTCTATACTGCAGGGGGCTGGCAACTGGATGACGCGTTCGATCTTGAGGCGGAGGACATGGACCGATTCACAGGAGTGCTGACTTGG ACCCTCTAG